CCAGAGGAAGGGTGCAATAGGTTGAGCTAACTCTGCTGCCAAGCTCCCTGGGGCCTTGCCAACCCAGGGTAGGTGAGCCGAGTTGACTCCAGCAGTGTGCGGAGCACAGTGTCTCTTGGAACACAAGATCTGTGACCTTAGGCCCAGGCTGACCACTTGTGAGTCCCAGAGGAAAGAGCCAAAGttaggctggggttggggggaagagGAAGCCTGTTGATATGGACCCCTCCCCGGTTTTCTCCAGGCCTCCACTTTTCATAGAGAATGGGTCTCACTGGATGAGATTTGGGGATTCATCCATTGCAGGTGAATCCCATTTTCCAAGCTGGCGGCTTGTGCGTGTTGCTTCTCTGAGTAGAGCGTGGCCAGCTGTGCTGAGGGTCATTTTGAGGATTAGGTGGGGCTGCTTAGCAGGTGTAGCTACTACTGTTACTGTGAGGCTGAGTGTGTCAGGCAGTGAGGCAAGGCAGACACCCTGGCCTCAGCATGGGCCCTACCTGTCCTTCACCCCAGCCTCGGAGGGAAAAGCCCAGGGCACCCAGCAAGGCCCATGCAGCTGCCGGGCTGTGCATTTGAGGCTCCCGGCTGTGTCACTGCTGAGTACATGGTGTTTGGGGGCGGAACCATATCTCTGTGTGGCTGGGGTACCGCATGCCAGAGAGACCCAGACTGGGGCCCCCAGGGTGGGTACCTTTGGTGCCACTCGGCTTTGCTCAGGCCCCTGTGTTTTCTGCAAGCtgtgccttcggccctgggctgGTGCTTCAGCCCAAGAGAGCCTTGGGGAAGAGGAGCTGTGCCTAGAGCACCAGGCAGGCACCAGGGACCTGGTGTGTCCCCTGTGCCTTGCTGCCCTCACACCTGCCCTCTGGCTTCGCAGGCACGGCTGCCACACAGTCATCGCCAGCAGAAGCTTTCCAAGAGTGTCTAAGGTGAGGGGGGTCTTTCCTGTGTCCATCCCACCCATGGGTGGCTGTGGGGCCCAGAGCCTGTGCCTGGAGGGTCCTGAGGCCCAGAAGATGGCAACACCAAATCCTGCTTCTCTCCCAAACATGGACCTTCAGTACGAGTGGCCTCCCAAGGGTACCCCCTGGTTTTTTACAACATCTCTTCTGAGGAGACTCTCGTGTTGGGTGGTACTGTGGCCCCAAGAGAGATCTCAGCTCATTCGGATCTTGAGGGTGGTTCGCATGTTGCATCCACCTGGGAGGAGACTGTCACCACTGCCACAGCTGGTCTCTGTGGCAGGGACTAGAAGTCAGCTGGGGCTGCCGTTGACCCATGGCCAGTGGCCTGAAGGGCAATGTCGAAGTAGGGTCCTAGGGagacggggagagagagggatatCTTAGAACTGTCCACCGGGGGTTGTGGCTGCATGGAGTGGCTGCCTGGCCGCTGTGCCTCCGGGAGTGGGGTCCAGCAGCAAGCGGCAGCCTCCCAGCATCCCCTGGACACATCCCCCTTGTCAGACTCCCCCACAAGGCCACTGGGCTGCTGCCCACCTCTTTCCTTCTGGCTCCTAGGCTGCCAGGaagctggctgctgccactggccAGCGGTGCCTCCCCTTATCTCTGGACGTTCGAGCTTTTCCAGCCATCACAGCTGCCGTGGACCAGGCACTGAAGGAGTTTGGGAAGATCGACATTCTGGTTAACTGTGAGTGGCTGATGGGTGAGGCCAGGGGCTTCTGGTGGGTTCAGGGGCCTCAGGGGTCCTGTCCTGGCCAAGGCTCAAGTGGACATCCTGAGAATTCGGCCTACACACAGAGTCAGGGCACTCTCATGTCCCAAaactctccctttaaaaaaaaaaaaaaaaaaaaaaacccataattttttctaaaaaattaatctAAACCTGTAGAGGTTTAGATTTACAGACTAACTGAGCAGCTCGTAGATAGAATCCCGCGTACCCACCGCAGCCCCCGTGTTCACATCCTGTGTTTCCTACAGTTGGTGAGCCCGTATGACCCATTCTGCTCACCAGAGTCTGCACGGTACGTCAAGACTCACTCTGCTGAAATTCCCTTTTAAAAACATGGCATGTCCCAATCTCCTGCAGCTAACAAGGTATCGCGGGCTGAATAGCCCAAAACAGCAGAAATGTGTTCTCTCATACTTGTAGAGGTCACAAATCCAAAACCAAGGTGTGGGTAGGCCGCCCTCCTCAGGCCCAGGGAAGCTCTGTTCCAGGCCTTTCTGCCCGCCCTGGGGTGGCCGGCGATCCCGGCTGCTCCCCAGCGCGTCTCCGCCTGCTGGCCGCGGCCTCCCCCACAtgtgtctgtctctcctcctcttctgagGACAACagtccctgggtctgggcctGCCTAGCCCCGGGTGACCTCAGCTTAACTTGATTGCATCCACAAAGGttatgtttccaaataaggtcacgttCACTGATACCAGGGATTAGGACTTTAGCATATGCCAAGGGGCTGACCAGGTATAGCACGCCGTGGGCGACCTCTGTCTTGTTGCCCAGCCTCTGCAGGGGGATGTCCAGAACCTTGGTggacattttaactttttattattatttaaagattttatttattagagagagcgcgtgcacagcagggggaggagctgagggagagggagctgcAGGACCCAGCTGAGTAGAGTCcccacgggacttgatcccagggccccaggagcatgacccgagctgaaggcagatgcttaccagCTGAGCCATTCCGGgacccctattattattatttttttagatgtgggggaggagcaggagagaaagtcttaagcaggctccacagtgAGCGCAGAGGACGTGGGGTcgctctccccaccctgagatgatgacctgagctgaaatcaagatctcTGAGCGCCACAGATTCCCCTTCAGCATATCTCTTTGAGGGACGTAATTCAGCCCATGAGATCTGTCCTGCTCAGTCTCCCAAGAAGAAAGGGGCCCCCAAGTGCTCGGGCTCCGCCCTGTGGCGCCTGGACCACCCCGAGGGCCGTGTCCTGGTTGCCGGGGCTCCAGCACGCTGTGGTTTTCTTGCAGGTGCAGCGGGAAACTTCCTGTGCCCTGCCAGTGCACTGTCCTTCAACGCCTTTAAGACCGTGATGGACATCGACAGCTTGGGCACCTTCAACACGTCTCGCGTGCTCTACGAAAAGTTTTTCAGGGTGCGTGTGCTTTCTTCCTGGGAGTCGCCTCTTCCGGCCACCCACTCACTGCCCTCCCCCGTGTGTTACAGGACCACGGAGGGGTGATCGTGAACATCACTGCGACCCTGGGTACCCGGGGGCAGGTGCTTCAAGTGCACGCAGGCTCTGCCAAGGCAGCTGTGGGTACGGGCACCCCCCGGTTGGCTGGCCTGGGCTCCCGTTGGGTCCTTCTCCCGCCTGTCCCTGGAAACCAGCAGTGGAGAGGCCTGGCACGGGCCCTGCCTCCCCTCATGCCTGCCTTCCTCTGTGCAGATGCGATGACACGGCACTTGGCCGTGGAGTGGGGTCCCCAGAACATCCGCATCAACAGCCTCGCCCCTGGCCCCATCAGTGGCACGGAGGGGTTCCGGCGGCTGGGTAAGCCCTTGGGACCCCACGCCCCACAGTGCCTCCGCGGGTTCCCCTCCCAGCtggctgggacacacccaggagAAGGACCGGTTCCTTGGGCTCCCAGGAAGAGGCTGTCTCCaagcccagggtggggggcggggggccctggGTCCCCTATCATGGGGCTGAGCCTTATGTTTTTGCAGGTGGCCACCAGGCCAGTGTCAGCACCAAGGTTCTGGACATCCCCCTGCAGAGGCTGGGCAACAAGACCGAGGTGGCCCACGGCGCGCTGTACCTGGCCAGCCCCTTGGCATCCTATATGACAGGCGCTGTGCTGGTGGTTGACGGCGGGGCATGGCTGACCTTCCCTAATGACCTCAAGCTGCTGGCAGATTTCACTGCCTCTGCTAAGCTCTAGGTGATGCCGCTCCTGCCTCCCGCGGGTCACCTCTGGCCGTGGCCCCCTTCCTGAAACCCCTGCCCCGTGGGCTGACGTCACCACATATGGTCCTGATGGGTTTCCCGAGTCCCTTGGGTGTATTTCTAGACATGTTCTTGGGTTCGTTTGGGGTTGGGCTACCCCAAAAGGCCACGTCAGGCAAGGCTGAGAGGGGTGTTCTGAAcgggtggggggtgctgggagggggccCCGCCAAGCCTCAGTGCCTCCCTGCAGATCAGGACAGACG
This genomic window from Canis aureus isolate CA01 chromosome 8, VMU_Caureus_v.1.0, whole genome shotgun sequence contains:
- the DECR2 gene encoding peroxisomal 2,4-dienoyl-CoA reductase [(3E)-enoyl-CoA-producing] isoform X2; the protein is MRHGCHTVIASRSFPRVSKAARKLAAATGQRCLPLSLDVRAFPAITAAVDQALKEFGKIDILVNCAAGNFLCPASALSFNAFKTVMDIDSLGTFNTSRVLYEKFFRDHGGVIVNITATLGTRGQVLQVHAGSAKAAVDAMTRHLAVEWGPQNIRINSLAPGPISGTEGFRRLGGHQASVSTKVLDIPLQRLGNKTEVAHGALYLASPLASYMTGAVLVVDGGAWLTFPNDLKLLADFTASAKL
- the DECR2 gene encoding peroxisomal 2,4-dienoyl-CoA reductase [(3E)-enoyl-CoA-producing] isoform X1, producing the protein MAQPPPDVSEDECLPEYRHLFCPDLLRDKVAFITGGGSGIGFRIAEIFMRHGCHTVIASRSFPRVSKAARKLAAATGQRCLPLSLDVRAFPAITAAVDQALKEFGKIDILVNCAAGNFLCPASALSFNAFKTVMDIDSLGTFNTSRVLYEKFFRDHGGVIVNITATLGTRGQVLQVHAGSAKAAVDAMTRHLAVEWGPQNIRINSLAPGPISGTEGFRRLGGHQASVSTKVLDIPLQRLGNKTEVAHGALYLASPLASYMTGAVLVVDGGAWLTFPNDLKLLADFTASAKL